A stretch of the Uranotaenia lowii strain MFRU-FL chromosome 3, ASM2978415v1, whole genome shotgun sequence genome encodes the following:
- the LOC129758066 gene encoding GTPase-GDP dissociation stimulator vimar — MEADMDEIIAGLKNATLEKSAGRALPLLKQISEAESNLCDKYDIKSDLLDLLSLDDQNIRVQVARCIAEVAKTEAQREKFTKEDVIQKLISFLSVKDATVGNLELNIQVCRALGNICYANDDARNIIKHIKGDEQIFALLDLDLDMDDEEKDQFVRVRCGLISNYLLGSDDIAERAVELLIIGKIQKILIRCVEDVDKYEELLLNVLPPLSILTEQIPDLYFEPTLNKLIAQILAKCTNPDLAESCLALLHYEAQNDDVKLLLAEEGLCETIYKLLEKYKTFANTDEARVLMKLACDLIVLILTGDKSMHYLYKTPLLKYMEDWLDSTDVELLTTGVLALGNFARTDSHCIYMVEHKIMQKLLAILSKNNGIDHQMTLQHALLSTLKNLVIPKPNKAAVIEAGLVEIILPMLEIHQPPVVFKLLGTLRMTIDGQEKLARQLLQNEKLIKQLVHWSKTSEFTGVLGESLRLMAWLIKHAYHASKDIAAADDTGLRKFVAVDGAVESMVGMLTSTHLVMQNEALIALSILTTIFLSKSNADVKLEDLVLKADVGTKLAEQITLNGETMTKEIVENLQTFVRLLKTSDACLEHLKKHNIDELLKSIPSLVEYCTL, encoded by the exons ATGGAAG CTGACATGGACGAGATTATCGCCGGACTGAAGAATGCAACCCTAGAGAAGAGTGCCGGACGGGCTCTGCCACTTCTCAAACAAATCTCCGAAGCCGAATCCAACCTGTGCGACAAGTATGACATCAAGTCGGATCTGCTGGATTTGCTGTCGCTGGATGATCAGAACATCCGCGTCCAGGTGGCCCGATGTATTGCCGAGGTTGCTAAAACGGAGGCCCAGCGTGAAAAGTTTACCAAGGAGGACGTTATTCAAAAGTTGATATCTTTTCTCTCGGTTAAGGATGCTACGGTTGGAAATCTAGAGCTGAACATTCAAGTTTGCCGAGCGCTTGGTAACATTTGCTATGCCAATGACGATGCTCGTAACATCATTAAACACATCAAGGGGGACGAACAAATATTTGCGCTGCTAGATTTGGACCTGGATATGGACGACGAGGAGAAGGATCAGTTTGTCCGAGTGCGATGTGGCTTGATATCCAATTATCTTCTGGGCAGTGATGACATCGCTGAACGAGCAGTTGAGTTGCTTATTATTGGGAAGATTCAAAAGATACTCATTCGCTGCGTCGAGGATGTGGATAAGTACGAGGAACTGCTATTGAATGTGTTGCCTCCATTGAGCATATTAACGGAACAGATTCCTGATCTGTACTTTGAACCGACGTTGAATAAACTGATTGCTCAAATACTAGCCAAATGTACTAACCCGGACCTGGCAGAATCCTGTCTGGCATTGTTACATTACGAGGCCCAGAATGATGACGTTAAATTGCTTTTGGCCGAGGAAGGACTTTGCGAAACTATTTACAAACTGTTGgaaaagtacaaaacatttgCCAACACAGATGAAGCACGAGTTCTGATGAAGCTAGCCTGTGATCTGATCGTACTTATTCTTACCGGAG ACAAATCAATGCATTACTTATACAAAACTCCACTTCTTAAGTACATGGAAGATTGGTTGGATTCTACCGATGTCGAGTTGCTGACTACCGGGGTGCTTGCGCTGGGAAATTTTGCCCGGACCGATAGCCATTGCATCTATATGGTGGAGCACAAAATCATGCAAAAACTGTTGG CTATATTGTCTAAAAACAATGGCATAGATCATCAGATGACTCTGCAGCATGCTTTGCTAAGCACCCTAAAAAATCTCGTTATTCCAAAACCCAACAAGGCGGCAGTGATCGAGGCCGGACTGGTCGAAATTATTTTACCAATGCTTGAGATTCATCAGCCACCGGTCGTGTTCAAACTGCTGGGAACCCTACGAATGACCATTGATGGACAAG aaaaattgGCGCGACAATTGTTGCAGaatgaaaaactgataaaacaATTGGTGCACTGGAGCAAGACGTCTGAGTTCACTGGAGTCCTCGGAGAATCTTTGCGGTTGATGGCCTGGTTGATCAAGCACGCTTATCATGCTAGCAAGGATATTGCAGCTGCAGATGACACCGGTTTGAGAAAATTTGTGGCCGTGGATGGAGCAGTCGAGAGTATGGTTGGAATGCTCACCTCGACACATTTGGTGATGCAGAACGAAGCACTGATTGCCCTGAGCATTTTGACTACTATTTTCCTGAGCAAATCTAATGCCGATGTAAAACTTGAAGATCTAGTCCTGAAGGCTGACGTTGGCACAAAACTGGCAGAGCAAATTACTCTTAATGGCGAGACAATGACCAAAGAgatcgttgaaaatttgcaaacatttgTTCGGTTACTAAAAACATCAGATGCTTGTCTGGAACATTTGAAAAAGCACAATATAGATGAACTACTTAAGTCTATCCCTAGTCTTGTGGAATATTGCACGCTCTAA